Genomic window (Granulicella arctica):
TGGGAGAGTCGGTTGTGATCAGCTCAGGATGCGCTGCCTCGAGGGCCTTCAGCCGCTCCATGCGCTCGTCGTACTGCGCGTCGGTCAGCTCTGGCGCGTCCATCACGTAGTAGAGGTGTTCATGGTGGCGCAGGTCGTCGCGGAGCGCCTGGATCTGCTGGTCGGGTGTGAGCTCGGAAACCATCCGCCAATTTTATCTGGAAGGCGCGATACGTTCGGTCTTTCGACGACACCATGTTCACGGGCCCCATAGATATTCGAAGAATTCGACAGGAAGACGTTATGAACAGCACCACCACACAAGACCTTCAGATCGATGAGACCGCGCTCAGGGCGCACGTCATCGTTCCCTCAAACATCCTCAACATCACCACGGAGAAGATCGATCTCAAGCAGCCGCCTGCCCACGCCATCCCGCATGGCCCACAGGTGGCTCACCTCAACGGAGCAGGCTTTTGCAATACGCTGCATGCCGCGCTCAAGAACTCCGTGACCGGATATGTCATGCAGCTCCAGCAGCATGGTTCGGTCATCTACACGCTCGAGTGGAACTGGGCGCAGACGCCGTCGGACGTGGCCACGGGCTGGAACCCACAGGTTCCGATGCACGTTGCCAGCCTCAGCAAGATGATCACGGCCATCTCGATGACCAAGGTTCTCGACGCGCACAACATCTCCTACGATGCCAGCATTGCGCCCTATCTGCCCCACTACTGGGTAAAGGGACCGAACATCGCGACCGTGAGCTTCCGGGAGTTGATGACGCACACCTCCGGCTTTACCAATGGCGGCGCGGACTTCCTCTCCGTGAAGGCACAGGTTGCCGCTGGTGTCCCCCTCCAGAAGCACGCGCAGTATGAGAACTCCAACTTCTCTATTCTTCGCATTCTGCTCTCGGTGATCCAGGGCGATATCGCTGTCGGCGCTACCTACGCTGTTCCCTTCAATGATCAGTTCTGGGACATCATCACGATCAACGGCTATCGCAACTACGTCAACGCAAACATCTTCCCGCAGACCGGATCGAACGGCACGCTTGCTCACAACGCCGGCGATGCACTCGCCTACAACAGCCCGGCTACAGGCCATGGCTGGAACTCCGGTGACCTCTCGACGGTCTGCGGTGCCGCTGGATGGCACTTCTCCGTCGCTCAGTTGCTCAAGATCATGGGCTCCTTCCGCCGCGGGAATACCATCATGTCGCCCGCACACGCGCAGCAGATGCTTGACAACATGTTCGGCATCGACTGGAAAGTCGCGCGGCCACTTGATGGCGCCTTCACCTACTCGAAGAATGGTCTGTGGGAGAACGGCTCCGGCCAGACGGAGCAGGCTGTCGCCTTCTACCTGCCTGAGGACATGGAGATGGCCGTCTTCGTCAATTCGCCCATCAACGCTGCTGCGAACTTCCTCGAGAACGTTGTGCGTGACGCGTACAACGGGAACATCGTCGCTTAGCAAAGATGCTGACGGGAGAATCGGCACAACAGACTGATTCTCCCGTCCAACGACCGTCTCCGCTCCAGATCGTCTCGGCATCCTGCATTACGGAACTCCCGGTCTACGCCCAGTGCTTGATCAACAGTGTGTTGAAGGAGTCCGCCTGCATTGTTCCCGGCACCTTCATGTCGCCGATGGTGACATCAACGGGTCGCTCCAGGCTGCTCTCATTGCGCAGGATGACAGCGACACTTCGATCAGGGTTCAGGAAGGCCAGCACGTCGTCGCAGGTGCCGTCGGTGGTCAGGCGCTTCGCTCCCGGCTGTACGAAGTGGCTCACATGCTTGAGAACGTAGTGCTCGTGGTTGAACTGGTAGCTGCCATCCGGCTTAACGGTGATCAGCGAGTTTTGCGGCCAGCCCCAGTGGCTTGCACCGCCGGGTAGCAGCGAGATGTTCCAGTACATGTAGCCGGTTGCGCCATCGGACAGATAATGCTTCATCAGGTTCCAGCAGTAGGCGGCATAACTCCAGTCATTCTTGCCGTCGCCGCACTCCTGCTCGGACTGGTAGATCGTCAGTGCCGGGTGCTCCTTGTGGATGGCAGCAAGCGCGGTCTTGCCCGCCCACTGCAGACCGACACCCTTGATCCAGCGCCCTGCCTCCGGGTCCGCCAACACATGGCTGAGCAGGTCTTTGTTACCCCGCTCCAGCGTTCCGAAGAAGACCTCGACGTTGCGTTTCGCCATCACCGGGCCGAGCCGCCGGATGAACTGAGCGAGGCCTTCCGGCGTCCAGGTACAGCTTGGAAAAGCCTGTGCTGAGTTGAACTCATTCTGCGGCATGACCATGCCGACCTCGATGCCCTGCTGTTTGTAGGCATCGATAAACTTGCCGAAGTATTCGGCGTAAGCCTCGAAAAAGCGCGGCTTCTGGATGAACATGTCCGTACCTTCTTTGCCGACCTGATCGGGACGAATGCCATTCGGAAGCCAGCCGGGAAACTGATCTGCCTCGGCGTAGAACTTGTTGCGTTTCATCCAACTCGGCGGGCTCCACGGCGAAGCCCAGAGCTTGAGTGCAGGGTTGTACCGCTGCGCGCTCTTGATAAATGGCACCAACGTTTCGAGGTCGTTCGCGATGCTGAAATGTTGGAGCGAGAAGTCGTCGGACGTTTCGTCGTAGGAGTACCAGCCGCGTGAGAAGTCGTTCGCGCCGACAGGCATGCGGCAGATCGTGAAGTTTGCGCCTTTGCCCGGTGCGAACATCTCTTCGAAGACGCTCGCGCGATCGGTGGGCGTCAGCTTCTGGAGCGACGTCCAGCCAAGCTCGTTGAAGCATGCGCCGAAGCCTCTGATGGCTGACTGCCCGGCTGGCTGTTCGGTCTCGAGGCTCACCGTCACGTCGAGGGTGTCCCACCGCCAGCCTGCCGGTCGAAGCGGCTGTAGCTGCCATGGTGCCGCCTGTGTGGTCGCGGTCCATGTCGGGGCGTTGGGAGGAACCGTCTCCTGAGTCGCAAATGCTCTTACGGGCAGCACCATTGCTGCAGATGATCCTGCGGCCAGCGTTGTGGCCTTCTTGAGAAAGGTCCGTCGATCCTGCTTCATGGTCAGCCTCGTTACCGCATGGCATCTGCTGCCTGCACCATCATCACACCGCCTCGATGATCAACTGTCAACGCACGGCTTTCCCGTTGCGGTACCCTCTCGAAGCGAACCTCCGCTATGCTGGCTGCATGGAACCAGTGACGCATTTCCTGACCGGGGCATGTTTGGCTCGCACCGGCCTGAATCGCAGGGCCGCCTACACCACGCTCGCCATGACACTCGCTGCCGAGGCTCCTGACCTCGACACTCTGTGGTCCGTTGATGGGCCGGTCGCGGGCTTTCAGCACCATCGCGGATGGACGCACACCTTCCTGGGCATACCGTTCGAAGCCGCACTGGTTGTGGGTCTCATCTGGCTGCTGCACCGCTGGCGGGTTAGGCGCGGGTATCCGACGCTTGCGCCGGTGCGGTGGGGGATGCTCTGGCTCTTCTCCGTAATCGCCCTGCTCAGCCACATCTTTCTGGACTGGACGAACAACTACGGCGTTCGGCCCTTCTTCCCGTTCAACGCGCATTGGTACGCAGGATCGTTCGTCTTCATCTTCGAGCCTGTTCTCTTCGCGATCCTGCTTGTTGCCTTGATTGCGCCTGCGCTCTTCGGGCTGGTCGGCAGCGAGGTCGGTGCGCGGCGGCAGCCCTTCCGCGGTCGAGGCTGGGCGATCGGCGGCCTGATCGCGATGCTCGCGCTCTGGGGCTGGCGGGCATCGGAGCACAGCAAGGCGATCGACCTCGCTACCGCTGGCGACTACGACGGTGCGCAAGTCCGTCGCGTCTTTGCGAGCCCTGAGCCGATCAATCCGTACCGCTGGCATGTTATCGCCGAGCTGCCCACGGCCTTCCAGCTTGGCGTCGCCGAAACGCTCAGCGGCACCCTCACCACCACGCCCGACGACCTGCTTTATAAACCTCCGACGACGATTGCTACACTCCCCGCGAAACGGAGTTGGCTTGGGGAGGTCTACCTTGACTGGTCCTCCTGGCCGATGGTCACCGACATCGGTCCCGATGGGGACGGTTTCACCGAGGTCACGTTTCGCGACCTACGCTTCATGTACGACACACCCTTCATGCGAGGCCGTACGATGCCTCCACTTGGCGGCATCGTCTACCTTGACGCCGACCGCCGGATCAAGATCATGGAGATGAACGGCCGACCGCAACACTAGCGGCTTCCATCCGTCTCATATCCACCGGGCTCTGAAATCGCTGTGACCCAATGCTGCACCAGAGGGAAGCCGCATGTTACGAAACGTCATCTTTGCCAGCCTGCTCGTCCTTACGCTCTGTGCTGCACCTGCTTTGCGCGCACAACAATCGCCTGCTTTGACGCCAGAGGCTAAGCAGCACATCCAGCAGGTTGAGGCCGGACTGACGCCGTCCATCATCCTCAAGGACGACCCCCACCCCACTCATACCCTTGCTGAACGCATGGCCGCGCTCCACATCCCCGGCGTCAGCATTGCCGTTATCCATCATGGTTCGATTGAATGGGCGCAGGGCTTCGGCGTCACCCGTCTTGACGGTCCACCGGTGACCCCGGAGACTCTCTTTCAGGCTGGTTCGATCAGCAAGCCGATCGCCGCTATCGCTGCGCTCCACCTCGTCCAGCAGGGCAAGCTTTCGCTCGATGCCGATGTCAACACGTACCTCACCAGTTGGAAGCTACCTGCCGCTCCTATCACCACTGGCAAGCCTGTCACTCTTCGCGAACTGCTCACGCACACCGGCGGCATTACGGTGCATGGCTTCCGTGGCTACGCAGCAGGTGAGCCCGTCCCTACGCTGGTGCAGGTGCTGAACGGCGAGAAGCCCGCGAATAGCGCACCTATCCGGAGCGAGGCCGCGCCGGGCGTCATCAACAACTACTCCGGCGGCGGCTATACGATCATGCAGCAGATGCTGATCGACATCACCAAGGAGCCCTTCCCAACGCTCCTCCACGACGTCGTCTTCGCACCTATCGGGATGACCTACAGCACGGACCAGCAGCCGCTGCCTGCCGATCGTATGGCTAACGCCGCCACGCCGTATTACACCGATAACAAGCCCGTCCCCGGAGGCCCACATACGTATGCCGAGTTGGCTGCTGCGGGACTCTGGACCACGCCCTCCGACCTTGCACGCTTCGCGATGGAGTTGCAGACTTCGCTCCAGGGCAAGTCGAACCACGTCCTCTCCACCGAGATGACGCGCCAGATGCTGACGCCTATCATGACCTCCGCCGGGCTTGGCCTCTTCATCAGCGGTGCGCCCACGAATCCCTACTTCTCGCATGGCGGCGTCAATGACGGCTTTGAGAGCATGATGGTCGCGTACGAACAGGGCGGCGATGGTGCCGTTATCATGACCAACGCGCAGGGCGGCTCCGCGATCGCGGACGAGATTTTGCATAGTATCGCCGCAGCCTACAATTGGCCGGACTACCACCCGACCGTCCGCACCGCCATTACCGTGGATCCGAAGATCCTCGCCACCTACACCGGCACATTCGAGCTGCAACCAAGTTTCAGCCTCGTCGTTACGGCCGAAGATGGCAAGCTGATGGTCCAGGGAACAGGCCAGCCGAAGTTCCCGGTGTACGCCGAATCCGAAACTAAATTCTTCCCACTCCTTTTCCCTGCCGAGATCGAGTTCGTCAAGGACGATCAAGGCAAGATCACGAACCTGATCCTGCATCAGGGCGGCCATGATATGAAGGCCATGAAGAAGTAACGATCACCTTCACTCTGTTTGAGGAGTTCCGAGTGCCTGCAGCCCCCGATGTCTACGACCTGATCGCCTACCCTGGCTTTGCCTACGCCAACACGCATCCTGATTCATTAGCCACGATGGCCATCCTGCACGGCCTGGATCCGACGCCCGTTGAACGATGCCGCGTCCTCGAAGTTGGCTGCAATGAAGGCTCCAATCTCATCCCGATGGCCTACAGCATTCCCGGGGGGGAGTTTGTAGGCTTCGATCTGGCGAGTGTTCCCGTCGCCCACGCGCAGCAACGCATCCGGCAACTCGGACTTACCAACGTTCGCATCTTCCAGGCGGATATCCTGACCGTCGGTGACGATCCGTCCCAGCCGTTAGGCACCTTCGACTACATCATCGCGCACGGCGTCTATGCCTGGGTGCCGGAGCACGTCCGCGACGCCCTGCTCGCCCTTTGCCGCGACCACCTCGCCCCGAACGGGATCGGCTTCATCAGCTACAACGCCCTGCCCGGCGGTCATCTGCGGGATCTCAACCGGGACATACTTTCGCTGCGCTCCACCGCCTCGGACGACCCGATCGAAGGCATCAACCAGGGTCTTGAGCTGATGCAGTTCGTAATTGAGGCGCGACCGGAGCACGATCCGCTTCGGCTGCTGCTGGAGTCGCAGATCAAACAGCTTCGCAAGCGTGGCCATGGCGTCATCTTCCACGATGAACTGGCTCCGGCACAGAGACCCGTTTCGGTGACGACCTTTGTCAGCCACGCTGGCGGGCACGGGCTCCGATATGTAAGCGAAGCCTCCATGCCGCCTCCGAACGACGCCTGCTTCCAGCCCAAGACCGCCGCCACCGCAAAGGCGATGGCCCATGGAGACTGGCTTGCCGAGGAGCAGATTCTCGACTTCGCCCGGATGCGCAAGTACCGCGAGACCCTGCTCTGTCGCACGGATCGCCCTGTGACGATCGACCTGCGCCTCGATCGTCTCAGCCTTCTGCGCTTCGCATCGCCCGCGCAGGTGGCCACGGCTGCGGACCCCGCAAAGCGCGTCTTCATCCTTCCGAACACGTTACAGATGGAGAGCCAGCACCCGGGAACCATCGCGCTCCTTGACCATCTGATCGCTGCATGGCCATCCTCGGTCCCTTTCGCCGAGATCGCGAGCCTCCTGACCTCGAATGATGTTGCGCTGGACGCCGAGTTCTTCACCCTGCTGATCCGCCTCGTCGTCGCGCGCGTCATCACGCTGCACACCTGGAAGGCTCCAGTGAGCAGCCGCGTTGGGAGGCGTCCGCTTGTGAGCGCCATTGCGCGGCAGGAGGCATCGACCGCCGATACGGTCACTACGCTGCTCCACACGACCCTCAGCGTCGCAGACCCTGTCGTCCGGGAGTTCGTTCTTCTGCTTGATGGCTCACGAGAACGGGGAGCACTCCTGAAAGCGTTCCAGCAGGCCCATCCTGACCAGCCCGAGGCATCGATCGTTGAAGGCATCGAGGCCACCCTGCAACTTCTGAACCGGGCTGGTACGCTCCTCGCGGACAATGCACAGGAGGAGACCGACCAGCAGGATTGAGTTGACCCACTGCTTCTGAAGGCCCAGAATTGAGACTGGCAGCTTCTTGTGCGCCTCCGTGTCTCTCCGGATTAAGGATCTTCCCCATGACAGCCTATGTAGCTCTCCTCGTCGCAGTTCTCAGCCGCCTTCTTCCCCACGCCTTCCACACCACCAGCGTCGGCTTTACTGCGGTGGGTGGCGGCCTGCTCTTCTTCGGAGCACGCCGGAGTCGCTGGCAGACGGTCTTCGCCGTGCTTGCCCTGATGGCGACCGACTACTACCTCACCGTCTGCGCATACTCCTACGCCTTCCACGCCAGCCACTATGTTGTCACCTGGGTCTGGTACGCGGCGGTCTGCCTGATGGGTCACCAGCTTCTCGCGGGTAAGCCTTCGGCCCTCAAGGTGGGTGGCGCAGTTCTCGCCTCGTCCACGTCGTTCTTCATCCTGAGCAACTTCGCGCTCTGGGCTGGCGGCACGCTCTACGCCCATACGCTTGCCGGTCTCGGGACCTGCTTTGTCACGGCGATTCCCTTCTACGCGAACGACGCCATGTCGACCGCTATCACCGCCGGCGCACTGTTTGGCCTACCCGCTCTTGCAGCCAGCATCGCTGAGAGTCTGCATGACGGACAGATCGCAAAGGCCTAACACGGATCAGTGCGGATGACACGAATTTGAGTGCAGCAGATCTTGCACTGATTGGTGTTATCCGCACTGATCGGTGTTAAGTTTTGTCTTCCTCTTCCGCGGGGAACTTTACTCCCCGCTTTCCATCGAAGAGCTTGCGGATCACGTAGATCGCGAGTAGCAGGAGCAGCACCCCACACCCGGCAAGGACCAGGCCGAAGTGATGGTGGAGCGCGCCCATTGCAGTTGTCAGAATCTTCTGTCCGAAGAAGATGATGAGGAACGACACCACCACGAAGCGGATGAACTTGCCCAGAAAGATCGCGCTGAAGTACCAGACCAGCCGCATCTCGAAGACGCCCGCAGCAAACTCGAACAGCTTCACGGGGAATGGCGGCGGCGCCATCGCGGGTAGCATGATCGCGAGAAACTCCTGCTTCTCGAAGCGATCGCGCAGCTTCTCGTAGCGCTCGCGATTGATCCGCTTCAGCAGGAAAAGCTCGCCGCCCGCACGACCAAGGAAGTAGGGCAGCAGGCTGCCGACGGCCGAGCCCAGCGCGGCCATCAGGCAATACACCACGGCCCGCGCATGGTCGTGTACGACGTAATCCACCACCATCGCATCGAGCGGCATGGGAATCGCCGCCGAATCGATCACCGCAATCGCGCCCACCCCCCACGCTCCCAACGGCTTGAGCAAGGCAAGGATGGCGAGATTCCACTTCATCAGAAAGCCGAAGCGGGAGTGATGCGGCGCCACGGCTCCGGCGGCGGCTACAGGATTAAATCTCATGGCTGGTCCTTGCCTCAGGACTACTTGACTCGGAGTTGCCAGGCTCATGGCTGCTCGGCTCATGCGAGGTCAGCCCTGCCAGCAGGTCGAGCGCATGGGGCAGCAGAGGCAGGATCGCCGCCAGCGAGGTCTCGGCACCCGCCGGGCTGCCCGGTAGATTCACAATGAGCGTGCTCCCCACCGTCCCGCAGACGGCGCGGCTCAGTGGCGCGAGTGGCGTGTGCTGCAGGCCATCGGCGCGCATCCGCTCCGCAAGACCCTCCACCAGCCGTTCACAGACCATCCGCGTCGCCTCGGGCGTCACATCGCGCGCGGCCAGCCCCGTGCCACCCGTGGTGACGATCAGGGATGCCGTGCGCGCGTGGTGCCGCAACGCTTCAACGATCTCGTCGAACTCGTCCGGCAAGACATGAGCCGCAGGGTTATGGGCACCGGCAGCAAGCAGCAGGCGCACCACCGCTGGACCGGAGAGGTCCTGCTGGGTGCCCTGAAAGCAGCGATCGCTAATCGTAAGGACTACTGTGCGGATATCGGAACGGAAGCGCGGAATCACAGGGCTTAGTTTACGGTACGGGGCACCGCTCAGCGTTAACAGATCACGCTATGGCTGCGAGTAGTAGCCCGTCCGCGTTCGTGCCGTCAGCCCTGGCTGACCAACCTGCACCTGGATCTGGTGATATTCGTCGGCATGGTCGGAGGGCGGCGCGTCGAACGAAATCTCGTAGTAAGCCTTCGTGTCGTCCATCACACGCTGTAGTTCGCCCGTAATGTCGTTGTTGGAGTTCAGCACGAGACCTCCGCTCTGGGTGGCGAGCACCTGCAGCCCAAGGTCGCCGAGATCGACCTTGCCCGCCTTGCTGACACCCTTGACGAACTCCTGGTAGTACGAGCTTCGCAGAACCGACTCACTCGCTCCGAGCGGATCGACACTGTAGAGCGTCATGCGCGCCTGCCGCATCTTGTTCGACATGTCGATGACCTCGGCGAAGATCTGGTCCTGCTGCTTGCGGTCGAGATCGACAGCCGGACCCGAGAGCAGCGGCCAGCCCGGCGAGATCCACAGGAGAATCTTGCGTCCTGGCCGGGCCGCCTCGCGTGCCGTAAGCTGCCGCAGGGCCACCATGGAGAGCTGGAACCGGTCCGACGCGCCATAGAAACCCGCAGACCGTCGAATATCCCGCAGGCCAATCGTGAACTTGTCCAGATCGGCGCTTAGCGCGTTTCCATCGGTGGAGAAGCCGTCCTGCACCTGCGTTCCCGTGTCCGTAAAGATCGCCAGCGACGTTGGGTGTGCCAGGTGGCCACCGTTGGCCTTCAGAAATGCTTCTATCTGCTGCCGCTCGTAGGCCACGCTCTGGAAGTTGGTGTTGACCGCGTCGACAAGGAGGACCACCTCGATCGGTGCCTGATCGGCGGTAAGCGCCTTGAATGAGGTAAGCGGGCGCGCAACCTTGTTATCCAGAAGCGTGAACTCCGGCTGCTGCAGACCACCTACCGGCTGACCCGACTTCGGCGTCACCACAACATCAAGAACAATCTTGTTTCCCGCATGGGGCGAAGAGGAGAGTGCTTCCTGCTGGGCCAATCCAAAACTTGTAGCAATGAGGGAGCAACCGAGAATCAGGCCGAGACGCGTACTGCTGTACATAAGTTCCCTTCGTCCGAGCGGAAGGCCGAAGTCTCCGTTGGAGCCTGCACGTAAATGCGCAGAGCGTAGATCTTTAGACGCGATTGGAGGCTACCGAGTTTCGGTTATCCCTCTGCCCAGACCATCAAGCACAATAGGGCATGCCTGCCGTCGCTACCAACCCCAACCGAAGCTGGAGCCGCCTCGACGGCGTCGATCTTCTGCGCGGCCTCGCCATCTTCTTCGTGCTGATGAATCACGTCAACATGCGCCTGCTTGGCACAAAGGTTCCGTACGCGAAGGGGCTGCCGGATCAACTCGTCTCCTCGCTCGTGTGGAACGGCCAGTATGGCGTGCAGATCTTCTTCGCCATCTCCGGCTTTCTCATCACCTCGACGACGCTGCGCCGCTGGGGATCGGTCGCCCGCGTGAGCATCTGCGACTTCTACCTGCTTCGCTTCGCCCGTATCGGACCGCTGCTGCTCCTGCTGCTGGCCATCCTGAGCACGCTGCACCTCGCGCACGTCGATGGCTTTATCGTCGGCCACAAGACCGGCGGCCTTGGTCGCGCCCTGTTCGCCGCACTCACCTTTCACATCAATCTGCTCGAAGCCCATCGCGGCTACCTTCCGCCAAGCTGGGACATCCTCTGGTCGCTCTCCGTCGAGGAGATGTTCTACCTCTTCTTTCCGCTCGCCTGCCGCCTCTTTCGTCGGGAGCGCTTCCTCGTGGTGCCGCTGCTCCTCTTCGTGGCGCTTGGTCCCATCGCCCGGTCGCACCTCTTCAATCACAACCCTGTCTGGCGCGAGTACTCCTACCTCGGCGGCATGGACGCCATCGCCCTCGGCTGCCTCACCGCGCTCTTCCTCGCCGGACGGCACCTCTCCCGAACTGCGGTACGACTCCTGTGTGGCTGCGGCGTCGCTGTACTCGTCTTCAGCCTTGGTTTCTCGCTGCGTGCCTACGCCTGGGGACTTGGCCACAACGGCCTCGACATGACGATCCTTGCCGTTGGCACCTGCATGGTGATCGCGGCGGCAGCCGAGTCCCGGTGGCGAGCACCACGCCTGCTCGCGCCGCTCCGCATCGTCGGCCAGCGCAGCTACGAGATCTACCTCACTCACATCTTTGCCGTCCTCGGGCTCTTCAGCTTGTTTCTAGCCGCTGGCAAGCCGATGCGTGCTGTTCCCGCCCTCTTTCTCGCCGTCCTCATCGTTGGACCGCTGCTGGGCTACCTGGTCGCTCGCATCTATTCGGAGCCAATTAATCGCCGGCTCCGCGCGCGTTGGAACGACGGACCAAGGCAGCTTGGCTCCGTCGTTGACAGTGGTCAGACAGCCCCGCTCGATTGAACGGAACGACGTGTGCGGCGCTGAGGAGTGTGAACTTCTCACCGAAGCTGCAAAGGATGAGAAAATAGAACCGGGATCGGTGCAACTCGAATCTAATGCGTCCATTTTCCCGATGCGGCGACGATCCGAACTTTATCGGTCCAACAAGCGTCTTACCTACTAGCTCATGCCTGCACCTTTTCTCGAAACACCCCCGAACCCGGTCGAATCATCCCAGACGACCAAGGTCCGCACTGGCCGCTATGGCGAGCTTGAGGAACATGAGATCGTTCGTCTGCTGGATACGCTTGATGACGAGCGCTCCAAAGCCCGCTTTCGCGAATCCATCTACATCTCGGTCTTTGTCTACATCATCGTCTCGTGGTTCGTCTTTTACGGTCCCCGAATCCTTTTTCACCAGCCGCGCCTCGTCAACCCCTTCGACGTATTGAAGCAGCGTGAGATGACCGAGTTGCAGGTCCCGCGCGATATAGCGAAGCAGTTGCAGCAGGCTCAGAAGAGCGGCAAGGCACCGAAGCAGCCAGCCGAACACCAGGTCGATCAGAAGACCCTCCAGGCCATGCGCAAGGCTGCACCGGCTCCGAAGCCTCTGCCTGCGACGCCGCAGCCGCAGCAGGCAGCGACACCTCCTCCGCCACCGCCGGTCCAGCAGGCGCAGCAGACGCCGCTGCCGCAGATTGAACGGCCTACCCAGCCTCAGTTGGAGAAGGTTCCCGATGCACCGAAGCCCTCGCCGAACTTCGGTGGTGGCAGCAAGAGCGCCGGGAGCACCATCCGCGATGCCATACAGGGTGCCACCAAGGATCGTGGCGGCAATGGCGACTACAGCAACGGCATCACGCCCTCGAAGTCAGGCGTCGGTACCGGGGTCGACATCCTCTCGGACACGATGGGCGTCAACTTCGACCCCTACCTGAAAAAGATCATGCGGCAGATCTACAACACCTGGATCCCGCTGATCCCCGAAGAGGCCCGCCCGCCGCTCAACAAGCAGGGCGTCACCCAGCTTCGCATCACGATCATGCCCGACGGCAGGCTTCATGTTCAGGACGGCAGCAACGACGGCATGGTCCTCGAAGGCTCGTCCCACGACGATGCACTCAACCGTGCCGCATGGGGATCGGTCACTGGCGTGGGTCAGTTCCCTCCGCTGCCCAGCGAATTTCACGGCCCAAATTTGACCCTGCGTATTCACTACCTGGTTAACATGAAGCAGGAGTAGTGGACACCCCTGCGGAACTGCAACAGCGACGGCGACAGGTACGTGGCCTCCTCGTGATCGCAGCCCTTGTCCTCGCGGGCAGCCTCTGGCGAGCGGGAGCTGCACGGGTCTTCACTCTCGGATGGTGGCGGCTTTGGTAGACACGCCGCTCATCGTTCTCGCAGGCCCAACGGCAAGCGGGAAGACCGCACTCGCCATCCATCTAGCGGAAGAGTTCGGCGGGGAGATTGTTAGCTGCGACTCGGTCGCGGTCTACCGCGGCATGGAGATTGGCACGGCCAAGCCCTCCGTCGCAGAGCGTTCCCTGGTTCCCCATCACCTGATCGACGTCGTCTGGCCGGACGAGGCATGCACCGCCGGAGACTACAGCCATCTCGCCCGCGAATCGCTCATCGGCATCCGTGAGCGCGGTCACCTGCCCATCGTCGCGGGCGGTACGGGCCTCTACCTGCGCGCGCTGATCGATGGGCTCTTCCCCTCTCCGCCGCGCCAGGACGAGCTTCGGGATCGCCTGCGCAAGAGGGCGGAAGGCAAAGGCGCGGCGTATCTGCACCGCATCCTGTGCCGACTCGACCCTGCTGCGGCGAAGGTCATTCATCCCAACGATGTGTCGAAGGCGATTCGCGCCATTGAGGTCAGCCTGGCGGCGCGACAGCCCCTGACGGAGCAGTGGCAGAAGGGCCGCGATGCGTTGACTGGGTACGGCATCCTGCGGCTCGGCTTGAATCCGCCTCGGGAGCGGTTGTATGAGCGCATCAACCTGCGCGCTGCGGCGATGTTCGAGCGCGGGCTGGTTGAGGAGACGGAGCAGTTGGTGGAGCGATATGGCTTTGAGTGCAGGCCGTTCACCTCGCTCGGCTACGCAGAGGCAATTGCTGTGCTGCGAGGCGAATGCACGCGGGATGACGCTATCAGGCGCGCCCAGCAGGGGCATCGCAACTACGCCAAGCGGCAGGGGACGTGGTTCCGACGGGAGCCGGAGATGCACTGGCTGG
Coding sequences:
- a CDS encoding TonB C-terminal domain-containing protein, translated to MPAPFLETPPNPVESSQTTKVRTGRYGELEEHEIVRLLDTLDDERSKARFRESIYISVFVYIIVSWFVFYGPRILFHQPRLVNPFDVLKQREMTELQVPRDIAKQLQQAQKSGKAPKQPAEHQVDQKTLQAMRKAAPAPKPLPATPQPQQAATPPPPPPVQQAQQTPLPQIERPTQPQLEKVPDAPKPSPNFGGGSKSAGSTIRDAIQGATKDRGGNGDYSNGITPSKSGVGTGVDILSDTMGVNFDPYLKKIMRQIYNTWIPLIPEEARPPLNKQGVTQLRITIMPDGRLHVQDGSNDGMVLEGSSHDDALNRAAWGSVTGVGQFPPLPSEFHGPNLTLRIHYLVNMKQE
- the miaA gene encoding tRNA (adenosine(37)-N6)-dimethylallyltransferase MiaA; translation: MVDTPLIVLAGPTASGKTALAIHLAEEFGGEIVSCDSVAVYRGMEIGTAKPSVAERSLVPHHLIDVVWPDEACTAGDYSHLARESLIGIRERGHLPIVAGGTGLYLRALIDGLFPSPPRQDELRDRLRKRAEGKGAAYLHRILCRLDPAAAKVIHPNDVSKAIRAIEVSLAARQPLTEQWQKGRDALTGYGILRLGLNPPRERLYERINLRAAAMFERGLVEETEQLVERYGFECRPFTSLGYAEAIAVLRGECTRDDAIRRAQQGHRNYAKRQGTWFRREPEMHWLVGCGGDEEVWDQARGLVVRHLSSYPRGTS